TATGTGAAGTtgtgttatatttgttttactaGTTTaagtgtaaataagaaaaactaaCCAACCACATAGCCCTAACCCTTACGAACACCATCACACTAATTggtgaaatgttctttttcttttttaaatgtatgttttcattcacAGGTTCAGTGTTATTTGACTTTTCTAAAAGTTCCTCAGACAAAGACACCTAAACTTGAAGAGGGTGACAGACTCGCCTCCCATTTCTCGGGctaacactgcagcagctgcatcacAGAGATAAGCAGGGAGTCACACCcctacagtatgtttactgCAAACATGTAGTAATAAGATAGTACAACGTATATTACCTGTACAGCAGGATATCATACAGTGTTCTTCCCTGGACATTTAGCATGTGTGAGTACATGGCTCTGAGGCCAGGCTCCTTCAGCAGCCCCATGTCGTTGGTTATAATCCCCTGAAGAAACGCACTTGTGTCTTGTCCCTGGATTTGAAACAGGGTCCTGTGAGGAAGATGATAACACACAAACTGTGGCGGGACAGCTGCACGGTGAGCCGTGTCCTCACTGTACCTCTTGACCCCGGAGAGAAACGTTGCGCACCGACACCGACCGGTGTATTTTCCGGCGTAAACACCGAGACAGCCGCTGGACGTGAACGCCCCCCTGACCAAACACCAAGCCCCCATGTTGTACATGTCCTACGAGCGTCGGACGTGTCACAGCTAAATGTCTATTCGAGCTGTTTTCGATCAGTGGATCAACACAGCTGACTCCTGCAGCGAGGGCTCCATTTTGAAATCCCACAATGCACCGCTCGATAATATTGGACCACGTGTGTTGTGGCTGTTGTTGAGAGGTGCGTCACTATATCTGACACCTACTGCACAATGTGCACTTCTAAATATCAACTTTAAACTATGCATGTGactttttactatattttgccgtaacaataaataaaagtcaataaagactttataaataaactttgGTGTAGATACCAGAATAGTCtaagaaaactacaaacagtGTAGACAAGGATACCCCAAGCATTCTaacaattagaaaatattttgttaacaattaataaacacattaataacctttaataatgtgtgtgtgaaaatgttacTGTACCTTTACTAATAATACCTTTAATACTGTTGTacttgttttactgttttcataGTTAGATCGGTTATGGATCATAACAAGAACCTTTATATAAACGAAGGGAGAAGACTGGTTTTCTGTCATTCATGAATGTTATTCAAGGTATAATACGTGAACTGAAAATTACGAGATTCTGCCTTATTGAGTACTGGGTATGGTGAGATGTCTACTTATCGTACTGATAAGTAAATTAGATAATAGATTATGTTGCTTTATAATAAACCAAGAGATCTTGCACTCATCCAGTGCTGTCACAACAGTAATACTGTCACTTCtatcattaaaacatgttaatgtttgtggCTCTGTTTTTTGACTTATTCCAATGAAGGTTTGGTTTGACACCCGACACCTGGTGCCAAAGATAGTGGAATGGGTGTTTGTCTCTACCCCTAATCAAGTCACCCTAATAAAAGCATgtgttattatatttgttatatttcactttttattgttGCAGCTTGTTCTGGAAAAGTGCTGCTTTTATACTTTTACCCTGTTATGGTGTTTTTCTATATTAGAAATCATAAACGCTGTGTGGATTTTTAGATTGTAAAACTTACCacagatttaaaacacatttactgtggtTAGTCAGAAGGATCTCTACATGTATTTTCCAAAGCATGAAATACAACTTAATCGGTTTGTATTAAATCCTTTGATTGAAAAAGCACTATAACTTCAAAACAGGGAATTAGACTTCGATAAATGATTTGTGAAACTTTGGTAGCAGTTCCAGAAATACACTTTTGATATTCACAACAGAACTAAGAAACAGGCAGTAACTATTACGCAAGAAAACTGAGGTTTCAAACAAGTTTATTTCTCCATGAATAAAATACTAGAACAGTCTTTAAACATTTGAGGCACTTTGAATTATGGCAACAGTGAAGGCAGGATTAAATATTACTCTGAAACCAATTTTATAAGCGCACTGCTTCAatgacagacaaatgaaaacactcatCTTCAGGACAACATGCCTAAATATAAGATAAATGTAAGCTAATTGAGAAGCAAAGGATGGGATTTCTACTGTAGCCTATGTGTACTTTATTTTCCCAGTTGTAAAGCATGCAACATCTGCTTAAGATTGCAGATTGAAGTCCATATTTACTGCAGGAAGTAATCAGGTTCTCTTATTCACTTACCTCTTCTCCTCCAAATGCATGAACTGCAAGGCTTTGGGAAATATAGAATAGATACAGGCTTTGCACGCAATGACCGAAGATCATCACACTGAGCACGTTAACCAGAAAAGCCTAGAGTGACACAGCCCTGTTTCATTATCTTtatcaaaatatttcacatttaatctGCTTCCAGCAACACTCATCCTTTATACATCCAAAAATACTTCCCCAAGTACAGTATTAAGTGTTCATCTTTCCAACAACAATCATCATTCTTCAGAAACTGACTCACTGTGCATTCTTACATAGCATTTTAAAAATTTGGATTGTGGGTACAATCAATTACTTTCAAAGTTAAATTTCCTTCAAATGAATCCAGTTCAGTGGCAGTCAAGGGTAGATCAGATAAATAGCTCGAAGCAGTCTGTTTATACTTTGACTTTTTAGCTGGAATTAGAGATGTGTAACTAAGTAAACACATGTTAACCATGTCCAAAAGCTATATGCAAgcacaaaatgacacaataCAGTAACAAAGAAGATTCATGATACTGGATTTGATACTTTCCtcatgtatgttttcttttctaatcCCCAGAACTAAGTCTAATAGTGTAAGGTACTACTTCACTTGATGTGATTGAAATGTTAGTGTGCAAAGGGTAATAGTCCAGCAGTGTCACAGTGCAGTCCTGGAgtcttttaaagtttttacttttaatttattaaagtaGTTTTATCTCTAAATCCAAACAGAGGTCTTTCCGTTTTTTACAATGGTTGCGGCCTTCTCTGTGGCTGATTTCGGCCTTGCTCCTTGTTTCTCCTGGACTGTATTGACTCGGTTTTGCTCTGCCATAGTTCCCCCAGATACGGGACTACTGGTTCTGGAGGTTTGCTGGTTATTTTTGGTTTGATATGTTTGAAATGCCATATCAAGCTGCTCCTGGGCAACCCTCAGGTGACGGTGCAGGCTTGCCAGATCAGAGGGGATGTTCTCATCCGGGCTGGTGCAGTGCTGCTCCTGGGCCACATTGGCCATGTTCTGCTCGTGGGTGATGAGGCTGTTGGGAATCCTGCTAGGTTTGTCTGTCTTCATCACAAGGTTGTACCCTGGAGGGGAGGCTGGGATGTTGCGAGAGAATGGGTAACCGTAGGGTGTCCGTTGGCCTCGGTTCCTCTTCATGCGAAGAGTATCCCGAAAAGTGCCAATGCCCAAGTGAAGCATCTCACACACGTTAAGCACGAGACAGAGACAGCTTACCACATACATGATGAGGAGAAAGATTGTTTTCTCTGTGGGCCTTGAGATGAAACAGTCCACTCTGTGTGGACAGGGAGCCCTGTTGCATACATAGGATGGGCTAACTCGAAAACCATAAAGGAGATACTGTCCTGCAAGGAAGGCAATTTCAAAAATAGCTCGTGACATGAGTTGAAGAACATAGATTCTCATCAGTCCTTCTTGCATAATTCTTCTGCGGCCATCGTGTTTTTTGGGGTCTTTGCTAGTGGTGCTTACTGGTTCAGGCTTGGCCTCCTGCACTTCCAGTGTTTCCTCATAGATCATAGGCTCagcatcatcatcttcctcctcctctaaGACGTCCTCCAGATGGTGGCTTTCTCTCCATCTCGAGTGAGGAGGTGGCTTTTTTCGGAGCCTTTGATGCTTCCTGCGATCCTCCTCTGACGTTCGGGCTATCTTATGGATTGCATAACCCATGTACATGATAGAAGGAGTGGATATCATGATGATCTGGAAGACCCAGAAGCGAACGTGCGAGAGCGGAGCGAAGGCATCGTAGCACACGTTGTCACAACCCGGCTGCTTGGTGTTGCAGGTGAACTTGGTCTGTTCATCCGAGTAGATGGACTCACCTCCAACTGCTGTGAGCACAATGCGGAAGATGATGAGCACAGTCAGCCACACTTTCCCCACAAAGGTAGAGTGGTTGTGGATCTCTTCCAGGAGACGAGTGAGAAAGCTCCAGCTCATATTGCTCTTCCAAGCTTTTCAACTACAATCTGTAAAGGCAGGAAAAAGAATGGATCAAGATCTCACTGGGGGATCATTAAATTCAGTCACATTGGGTATTACTTTTTTTGTAGTAGTGTTTTAAACATATCTATTACTATTTTACTGTTGTATTCCTAATAGCAAACCCATGTGCTGGTTTTGTTGTACGAGTTTCCCAAATCATATTATTACATCGTCATCTCTTGTTTTATTCAACTTTCAACTTTCACTTAATAACCCAAAGCTATTTAATTTGCTAGCatagtatttacatttactgaaaacactgatttttgttttattatcatttcttattttcttatttttttattgagaaaCCTACTAATGGTTTTATCTCTAACTCAGTATCGTCCTAAAGCCAAcatatgatttttattatcttGCGTGgctgttgttattttgtttgagGCTTGTCTTGGTTTTAATTAGCTATCAACTTTACTTTTGAAATAGCTCAGGCTGTTACGGTTCTTCTTGATGTGGATGAGACATTCACTTTCAAATGActgcacagctgaaaacaaacaaagacttgTGTTGATTCATGCCAGCAAGTAGAGTGATGTCATTCAATCACTCTGTCCAATCTCCAATCAAACAGACTGAAATACTTTAGTTTGTGAAAGGGTTGAAATGGCAAAAATAGCAAAGggaagattaaaagaaaaagagaaaaacccTTCATCAACCATGCACGAACCCACCAGCGACAACAGTCATTTTGATTGTAGCTTTGACCCAAGAACACGCTGAACACTACAGAGGTTGACAGATTGAAtacacaaaatgaaactgacaGAACTAATGTACGAAAAGCTCATTCTGGTACCAGAGTGTGCTCCACTTCAGTAACAGAATGTACCCTGTGCGCCTTAACATGTGACTCCAAGAGACACGCATAGGACAACAGATGAACATGAAACGCCACAGCCTCATACTCCTCTCACAGTCAGTCACAACTGACACTGTGAGGTGAATGAAGCTGGGATGAGGCGACAGTGCAGCACTTCTGTCCCTTCATTCATGGGGCAGAGCGTCAGAGTTCATGTTGATCTCGTGACTGCGGCACTGTGTTCCCTGGTGTGGATGTGCCATCTCTCCCGCCATCTGAGTGAACAGGAGAGGCTTGTTACTCTGCCATCAGGCCTCCCCTCCAGATCCAGCACTGCTGACACAGGGGAGGGGTACGGCCACATGGAGGCAGATGGCACCTATGGTGGGCAACTCATTCTGCCCCAGGATGACATGACAGGAGGGCTGTTTCACTTAGGATTCACACTGAAGTTTGAGTTAATCTGCAATAGCATCAACCATGTTCGAACAACAACACTTAAAGGACCTCGCATTGTGTCGGATGATTATGTTGATTATTTGCTATGATACTCATGCTCATATGATGTAATTTTAACAGGGTCACCCTTGAAAAAGAGATAAGAGATTTCTAATTAAAGGAAGACTTGCCTGATGTGTCAAATAAGGAGtggatttcatttaattattgcACATGTAAAGCTTAATTTACATAcaactaaatttaaatattattatatatagttatagttgcatgtaaattacatttaaattaaatacaaaatgtaaacatttagaCAAAGCAATGCTAGAGATTATATTAGACTCGTGATGTTTTTCCTTAAACTACTGTTCTATACTGTTAAGTATTTGAATTATGATCTTTTCAAAATAGggaaaatatatacatgtaaatactTTGAAATACAGCCTCATTTACAATATTAGATAGAGTGGTAGAtagtgtaaatataaaatatataaatcatatatatacttttttttatattccacAAATTAGAGAAACTTTTTAACACAGATATATTACACATGAGCGTAAGGTCAGATTTTAAATCAGATACCTTATCATCAATGCTGGTGCAGTctaatgtattaatgtattttacattatttaactTTCATCTTACATTGTATTTGATATTCTGCCTCTATAGAGGAATAGATCTGTAAGTCTCCGTAACTTGGTTAAGACATCAGACCTCACAAACACCCCACATTTTGACTGATGCAAATCTTTATCCATGATTATTTGTCAGACGTTGAACAGAAACTATCATACAGTTTTATCTAGAAGAAAGTAATTCAGTGAAACCCACCTGGAAAAGTTGCACATGCATTTCCCATCCTGAAGGACTCCTCTGCCCTCTCAACAAATCTCATCCACGCAATACTGGTTCCATCTTAATGTCCTGGCCTTTTTCCGCCTTATTGATAACttcaaaaaaatgaaaaaaaaaaaaagcaacagtgacAAAACTAATTACTCCAGACTTTCTTTTTTATCCTGTTTTCCCACTGTGAGCAGAAGTGAAGTCTCGCTGCTGTGAATGCCTCACATTCTGGCTCATGTCTGGTTTCTATTACACCAGCCTTCTGCCCAAGAAGGAAGTATaaaaaacagagaggcagaaaaaaatccTCCTCTGGCAAATGACCCTCATCCAAGGGTTCAGACTTGAGGATATTGTACTGCAGATTGAAATGAACACCCAGCTGAGGGTGCGCATTAATCGCAACGCAGTCAACCCCCCGTCCTCCCCTATGCTCATGTGCAACATTTGTAACACAGATGATGaggttctttctctctctctctgtctctctttctcctacTTTGTCTTTCTCGCTCTCCCTCCGTGTCTCCATCTACGTGCCTCGGCTTGTTGCAGGTTAATGTTTTCGAGCCTCACAGCCATTTACAAAGCAACAGCAGCCGTTCAGTCTGAAAAATGTACACATGAATGATCACATCGTGCTAGACGCACTtttggaaaaatacaaaagctAATCTAAAACATCCACACCTCTTCCTGAATCTCTCGCCCTATCTGTCACACACTCTTagactcattcacacacacataaaccacGATGAATGCACATTAGCAACCTCTATATAATCTGACAATTATGAGAAAACACCTTTGGGAAGTCAAAGCCAGGGATTTTGAGGACAGGAGTGTCACAGAGACATAAACCACCTTGCCTCAGCACAGATCCGCTACAATGGAACCAGCAGGTACGCTCAGTCATATCCAGTGTCATAATATTTAGATCTTCCACCCAGGCAGATGGCCAGATAACAGAGCGGTGGACAGGTTGCACTCTGCACTCCGGCTACATGTCTTTTCCTACTTGATGTTTATACTCGGAGCTTTCACCTCGGCCTGTTGAGCGCAGTAGCGTGTTGTTGCTTCAGGTATGTAATGGATTGTTTCCCATGATGGTAACAACAGCTGTATGTGGACACatgtctccctctgtttctctctgtcataCATACGTTTCATTAAATCGTCTTAGTCTGAAATGACACGGTGAAGTACAAATAGGCAGGTATTCCACTCAAAGGAATTTCTCCATGTCTTTATCCAATGTGCCAAACCCTGGTGTGAAGTTGAAGTTGTGAACTACTTTTAATAGAGGACAGATAAATAGGTTAGTGTCTGGCTTGCATTAATGAAATGTGTCTGGTCATTGTCACGGTTACTGTATTATTGTAGTGCTTCTTTCACAAGGCCCTCAATAACCCTTAATTATGACCTGTATACAGATATAAAGCAAGAGTAACGTTCAGCAACATCAGCAAGTGCACAATGAATCAGATCACACTTTCAACTCAGTCactttaataaaaactaaatatatgtgtgtttatatatatgtatacacataGTTTTAGTACATTGTAAGAATATTATTTGTTGTCTAATACATGTCAGAAGGGAGATGTTTTTCCGTTTGAATCTCTTTCTGATTGAGTAATTTACTAAAGAAAGCTCTGGGAGCCAGCCATCTGGGCCTGTAGGACCCATCCTCCACAGGCCTTTGCCTTTAAGGCTCCCCTCTCCGTCTGAAAGAGTAGATGTGGCGTAGCAAGCACCCCTGGTGGAGCAAAAAAGGGGATGCTGCTGGAATGACTAGAGCAGTTTGGAGTTTGGACATGTGCTTTCCCTAAGGGACAGATAAGCACGTGTTTTTAAGTTGCGATGCATTCCTCTCCTTCCAAAATCTTCCCATCTCATCTAAAAGACGCAGATGGCCCAGTCAAGTGAGCATAAGAGTGATTTCAACTCAAAGTCAATTAGAGTTTATGTTCCTCGACAGTTGGTAGAACTCCTGCCTGTGGTTGTGATTCATAATTAGTATCCTAGTTGGATTAAATAGAACATCTTCGATGCCAATAAACACATCTCTTCTAGGGTTTCCCCTCAAAAGGAACCAttactttctctctgtttttaatgaacCCCACACtatacaagaaaaaataaaggaaaaccCTGTAGAATTGCAAAATCATTATTGAACAAAATGGGCATAAGATTTCACTTTACATAGGGATGTTCATTACACTCTTCTTTCATAATGAATGACACAATTATGTAACAATGCAAATTTTCTACAGCTGGCACACTTGGAAATATACATCTATATTTTTTcaatacaattatttttttaattagcattcaaatataaaagtgcattcaaatatttaaattgctcagttttttaaagcaaaacgagaaaaaaagtgcaaatgcCTCAAGAGACAAACCAATGTCTTCTCTTGAACATGGTGTCCCTGTGTCCTCGGACAATTCGGGCTATTCTAGCTTTGGGAAACTGTGGTTCATGTTGATAAATATTGATTGGA
The window above is part of the Anabas testudineus chromosome 17, fAnaTes1.2, whole genome shotgun sequence genome. Proteins encoded here:
- the cx47.1 gene encoding connexin 47.1 — encoded protein: MSWSFLTRLLEEIHNHSTFVGKVWLTVLIIFRIVLTAVGGESIYSDEQTKFTCNTKQPGCDNVCYDAFAPLSHVRFWVFQIIMISTPSIMYMGYAIHKIARTSEEDRRKHQRLRKKPPPHSRWRESHHLEDVLEEEEDDDAEPMIYEETLEVQEAKPEPVSTTSKDPKKHDGRRRIMQEGLMRIYVLQLMSRAIFEIAFLAGQYLLYGFRVSPSYVCNRAPCPHRVDCFISRPTEKTIFLLIMYVVSCLCLVLNVCEMLHLGIGTFRDTLRMKRNRGQRTPYGYPFSRNIPASPPGYNLVMKTDKPSRIPNSLITHEQNMANVAQEQHCTSPDENIPSDLASLHRHLRVAQEQLDMAFQTYQTKNNQQTSRTSSPVSGGTMAEQNRVNTVQEKQGARPKSATEKAATIVKNGKTSVWI